The following coding sequences lie in one Natrarchaeobius halalkaliphilus genomic window:
- a CDS encoding GTP cyclohydrolase III, whose product MTNTQVTLVQIDNYGPWTVTPEPRREADLQTLQSRLYADISQFVGNRDGYVFFTRFDNMIAVTNGLSMSDHRLLQETMGNRYPVTLSLGVATGTSPVQALSDATSLVQDAGSAQDKSRRECLEGRVIDDAHRTDDDVQIAHFDVVDATGQYTDELNAFDSFIHIEQGYAELMRHMRSDHESLSFFVGGDNIIVVCPDLERSEYETAIQHVEAAVDVELQVGVGRGISAHDAGFAAKHALETCRADGTRVELEW is encoded by the coding sequence GTGACTAATACGCAGGTTACGCTCGTTCAGATCGACAACTACGGGCCGTGGACCGTAACGCCCGAACCGAGGCGGGAAGCCGACCTCCAGACGCTCCAATCTCGCCTGTACGCCGACATCTCGCAGTTCGTGGGCAACCGCGACGGGTACGTCTTCTTCACCCGTTTTGACAACATGATCGCGGTCACGAACGGTCTCTCGATGTCGGACCACCGGCTCCTGCAGGAAACGATGGGGAATCGCTATCCGGTCACCCTCAGTCTCGGCGTTGCGACTGGCACCTCACCGGTACAGGCGCTCTCGGATGCCACGTCGCTCGTCCAGGACGCCGGCAGTGCACAGGACAAGAGCCGACGAGAGTGCCTCGAGGGCCGCGTCATCGACGACGCCCACAGAACCGACGACGACGTCCAGATCGCCCACTTCGACGTCGTGGACGCGACGGGGCAGTACACGGACGAACTCAACGCGTTCGACAGCTTCATCCATATCGAACAGGGCTATGCGGAACTCATGCGCCACATGCGTTCCGACCACGAGAGCCTCTCGTTTTTCGTCGGCGGCGACAACATCATCGTCGTCTGTCCCGATCTCGAGCGATCGGAGTACGAAACGGCAATCCAGCACGTCGAAGCGGCCGTCGACGTCGAACTTCAGGTCGGCGTCGGCCGCGGTATCAGCGCTCACGATGCGGGGTTCGCGGCGAAACACGCCCTCGAGACCTGTCGTGCCGACGGAACGCGCGTCGAACTCGAGTGGTAG